Proteins from a genomic interval of Leptospira bandrabouensis:
- a CDS encoding AMP-dependent synthetase/ligase yields the protein MPANLPELFQQSAEKFGNRPAFVSKDESKSYQPVTFKEVYDLGINLAEALIDLGVAAKENVALLADNRLEWIVSDYGILMAGAADVPRGTDITDSEIAYILNHCEAKVIFLENDKMLEKFQKNRSQLEFAKTLIVMDKKSTATGVLKLYDLIEKGKELRAKGSKKAEERMKAIAPDDLFTIIYTSGTTGMPKGVMLKHSNMIHQTSVILGSMIEIKEDERMLSILPVWHVFERVFEYLAIAAGCATYYTNVRDLRDDMKKAKPTFMASAPRLWESIYNGIYTRINDPKQTPAIRRGLFNMAYFFSKHFNAATRFLKGNQVDYVGRNPIVSLFKGFYYLIVAIVLAIPYFLLDLVVLSKIREATGGELKASVSGGGALQRHVDAFFNDIGINVLEGYGMTETSPVISVRTFKKLVQGSVGVITPETSVQIRDDLGKVLTHVDANQKLISGKYGARGVIHIRGPQVMKGYYKNPETTAKVLKDGWMDTGDIGMFNFKKTLTITGRAKDTVVLLGGENVEPVPIEDKLTESPYIAQVMVIGQDQKNLGALVVPDFEKLTEWAKENGISETDKQKLIENPKVLDFYKKEIKALNNTKTGFKSFEQVTPFILITKPFEVGDELTNLFKMKRHLITEKYKDKIAALYAAD from the coding sequence ATGCCAGCCAATTTGCCCGAACTCTTCCAGCAGAGTGCTGAAAAATTTGGGAACCGCCCCGCGTTCGTCAGTAAAGACGAATCTAAATCCTATCAACCCGTCACTTTTAAAGAAGTATATGATCTTGGTATCAACTTAGCAGAAGCTCTCATTGATTTGGGAGTAGCTGCAAAAGAAAATGTTGCCTTGCTTGCCGATAACCGATTGGAATGGATTGTTTCCGATTATGGAATCCTCATGGCCGGTGCTGCAGACGTTCCACGCGGAACAGACATTACCGATTCAGAAATTGCTTATATTCTAAACCATTGTGAAGCAAAGGTGATTTTTCTTGAGAACGATAAAATGCTCGAGAAATTTCAAAAGAACCGCTCTCAATTAGAATTTGCTAAAACTCTCATTGTTATGGATAAAAAATCCACAGCAACTGGTGTATTAAAACTTTATGATCTAATTGAAAAGGGAAAAGAACTTCGCGCCAAAGGTTCTAAAAAAGCAGAAGAGCGAATGAAAGCCATTGCTCCTGATGACCTTTTTACAATCATTTATACTTCTGGAACCACAGGGATGCCAAAAGGTGTTATGTTAAAACATAGCAACATGATCCACCAAACCTCTGTGATCTTAGGAAGTATGATCGAAATTAAGGAAGACGAAAGAATGTTGTCTATCCTTCCTGTGTGGCACGTATTTGAAAGAGTATTTGAATACTTAGCCATCGCTGCAGGTTGTGCTACATATTATACCAACGTCCGTGATTTGCGAGATGACATGAAAAAGGCAAAACCTACTTTTATGGCTTCTGCTCCAAGACTTTGGGAAAGTATCTACAACGGAATTTATACAAGAATTAATGATCCAAAACAAACTCCTGCGATTCGTCGTGGTTTGTTTAATATGGCTTATTTTTTCTCCAAACACTTCAATGCGGCTACAAGGTTTTTAAAAGGAAACCAAGTGGATTACGTGGGAAGAAATCCTATTGTTTCTTTATTCAAAGGTTTCTACTACTTAATTGTTGCAATTGTCCTTGCGATTCCTTATTTCCTTTTGGATTTGGTTGTACTTTCCAAAATTCGTGAGGCTACTGGTGGGGAACTAAAAGCTTCCGTATCTGGTGGTGGAGCTCTACAAAGACATGTGGATGCTTTCTTCAATGATATTGGAATCAATGTTTTGGAAGGGTATGGAATGACAGAAACTTCACCGGTCATCTCGGTTCGTACTTTCAAAAAATTAGTCCAAGGTTCTGTTGGGGTGATCACTCCAGAAACTTCGGTGCAAATCCGAGATGATTTGGGAAAGGTTCTCACGCATGTGGATGCCAACCAAAAACTCATTTCTGGAAAATACGGAGCACGTGGGGTCATCCATATCCGTGGACCTCAAGTGATGAAAGGGTATTACAAAAACCCAGAAACTACGGCAAAAGTTCTAAAGGATGGTTGGATGGATACAGGAGATATTGGAATGTTCAATTTCAAGAAAACCCTGACCATCACAGGCCGTGCCAAAGATACAGTGGTTCTCCTTGGCGGGGAAAACGTAGAGCCGGTTCCAATTGAAGACAAACTCACTGAGTCTCCTTACATTGCACAAGTGATGGTGATTGGACAAGACCAAAAGAACTTGGGTGCGCTTGTGGTTCCTGATTTTGAAAAATTGACGGAGTGGGCCAAAGAAAACGGAATTTCTGAGACTGACAAACAGAAACTCATTGAAAATCCGAAGGTTCTTGATTTCTACAAAAAGGAAATCAAAGCTCTCAACAATACGAAAACGGGATTTAAGTCTTTTGAGCAAGTGACTCCGTTCATCCTCATTACCAAGCCTTTTGAAGTGGGTGATGAATTGACCAACCTTTTCAAAATGAAACGCCACTTGATCACAGAAAAATACAAAGACAAAATTGCTGCTTTGTATGCTGCCGATTAA
- a CDS encoding LIC11631 family protein, with translation MNRPDGSLVSSSTGVFYPYQHQDFYAMDSLFLSPLKQEEVWDFQSVSQVHLGFLGFLTLRSFLRESLSLPKLQVKGLSKFWKTYLAKVNFLGKGVPWESQEFIPNLVSDSPIPALSLGGKGHWSCEFHWEKQEKDTTSVFFSATNKQSEGDIAISDLMKDFLQYSQTDHYLERAYIRKENSSYLYLNSKETNPRVFFRDNPTDMPEFLFLVAELKTKSPIHPN, from the coding sequence GTGAATCGACCGGACGGATCTTTAGTTTCCTCATCTACAGGCGTTTTTTACCCCTACCAACACCAGGACTTTTATGCGATGGATTCCTTGTTTTTATCTCCGTTGAAACAAGAAGAAGTTTGGGACTTCCAATCGGTGAGCCAAGTCCATTTGGGATTTTTAGGATTTTTAACATTAAGAAGTTTTTTACGAGAGAGTTTGTCTTTACCCAAACTCCAAGTGAAGGGACTTTCCAAATTTTGGAAAACATACTTAGCCAAAGTAAATTTTTTAGGCAAAGGGGTTCCTTGGGAATCTCAAGAATTTATCCCCAATTTAGTTTCTGATTCACCTATCCCTGCACTTTCGTTGGGTGGAAAGGGACATTGGTCCTGTGAATTTCACTGGGAAAAACAGGAGAAAGACACAACTTCAGTTTTCTTTTCCGCTACCAACAAACAAAGCGAAGGTGATATTGCCATTAGTGATTTGATGAAAGATTTTTTGCAATATTCACAAACCGATCACTACTTGGAACGTGCATATATTCGCAAAGAAAACTCTAGTTATTTGTATTTAAATTCTAAAGAAACAAACCCTCGGGTTTTCTTTCGAGACAATCCAACTGATATGCCTGAATTTTTGTTTTTAGTAGCTGAGTTAAAAACTAAATCACCTATTCACCCAAATTAA
- a CDS encoding LON peptidase substrate-binding domain-containing protein → MFLPLHIFEPRYRMMLDFCIENGGEMGMAPYPKNWVGPGFPPIPEVVGYGHIIQRESLSDGRSNIILEGIGTAEIVSLDSTEPFYIAQIVRREHQRNKNVSETLKEKIEELLVLTKRILLAEGAEEDLILKMNQILVHPYPVDFIASLIYFDFKTKQTILETTQLETKADLLKTVLLGLNLGE, encoded by the coding sequence ATGTTTTTGCCTCTCCATATCTTTGAACCCAGGTACCGGATGATGTTAGATTTTTGTATAGAAAACGGTGGGGAAATGGGAATGGCTCCCTATCCCAAAAATTGGGTAGGACCAGGTTTTCCCCCCATTCCAGAAGTGGTGGGATATGGTCATATCATCCAAAGAGAATCTTTATCAGATGGGAGATCCAATATTATTTTAGAAGGAATTGGAACTGCTGAAATTGTCAGTTTAGATTCCACAGAACCATTTTATATCGCACAAATTGTCCGCAGGGAACATCAAAGGAATAAAAATGTTTCGGAAACCTTAAAAGAGAAAATTGAAGAATTACTTGTTCTCACCAAACGAATCTTACTTGCCGAAGGTGCCGAGGAAGATTTAATCCTTAAAATGAATCAAATTTTGGTTCATCCTTATCCCGTTGATTTTATAGCTTCACTCATCTACTTTGATTTTAAAACCAAACAAACGATTTTGGAAACCACCCAATTAGAAACCAAAGCCGATCTTTTAAAGACGGTTTTACTTGGACTTAATTTGGGTGAATAG
- the rfaE1 gene encoding D-glycero-beta-D-manno-heptose-7-phosphate kinase codes for MKIKKTSLRKSFEDLNKIKVLVIGDLILDEYLIGSVERISPEAPVPVVWVRNEKQSLGGSGNVVQNLSAIGVSGVVFGRIGEDQAGDSLEGLLLKNSVSKEDLVLLKSKNLPTILKTRIIATHQQICRVDREEVVPLSKEEESSVLNQLEIKLKECSAVILSDYDKGYLTPSLIQSVIALCNQKNKIVTVDPQVSHFFLYKNIHIMTPNHHEAGKALGKKLLSDSEIESACREISEKLTPDAMMITRGEKGMSIYERKTDSFYHIPTVAKEVFDVTGAGDTVITTYTAFVATGMSIADAALISNVSAGIVVGKLGAATVTQTEIEEALQTLGYLDVTT; via the coding sequence TTGAAAATTAAGAAAACTTCACTTCGTAAATCTTTCGAAGATTTAAACAAAATCAAAGTGCTTGTGATTGGAGATTTGATTTTAGATGAATATTTGATTGGTTCTGTGGAACGAATTTCTCCGGAAGCCCCTGTCCCTGTGGTTTGGGTTCGAAACGAAAAACAATCCTTAGGTGGATCGGGAAACGTGGTACAGAATTTATCTGCCATCGGAGTCTCGGGGGTAGTCTTTGGAAGGATTGGCGAGGACCAAGCAGGGGATTCTTTAGAAGGGCTTTTACTCAAAAATTCAGTTTCCAAAGAAGATTTAGTTTTATTAAAATCCAAAAACCTTCCTACAATTTTAAAAACAAGGATCATTGCCACCCACCAACAGATTTGCCGAGTAGACCGGGAGGAAGTGGTTCCTCTCTCAAAAGAGGAAGAAAGTTCCGTTCTCAATCAATTGGAGATAAAACTAAAAGAATGTTCTGCTGTCATTTTATCAGATTATGATAAAGGATATCTCACACCTTCCCTCATTCAGTCCGTCATTGCCCTTTGTAATCAAAAAAATAAAATTGTGACGGTAGACCCGCAGGTCAGTCATTTTTTCTTATATAAAAACATCCATATCATGACCCCAAACCACCATGAAGCTGGGAAGGCACTTGGAAAAAAACTTCTGAGTGATTCTGAAATTGAATCTGCCTGTCGGGAAATTTCAGAAAAACTTACACCCGATGCCATGATGATCACTCGCGGAGAAAAAGGAATGTCCATTTATGAAAGAAAAACGGATTCCTTTTATCATATCCCCACAGTTGCCAAAGAAGTCTTTGATGTAACCGGTGCGGGGGACACTGTCATTACCACTTACACTGCTTTTGTGGCAACAGGAATGTCCATAGCCGATGCTGCTCTTATATCCAATGTGAGTGCTGGAATCGTAGTTGGTAAGTTAGGTGCTGCTACGGTCACACAAACGGAAATTGAAGAGGCCCTGCAAACTCTTGGATATTTGGATGTAACCACATGA
- the rfaE2 gene encoding D-glycero-beta-D-manno-heptose 1-phosphate adenylyltransferase → MSYYDQVQSKIVPFDQIESKRKSLEGKRIVFTNGCFDILHPGHVSYLAQARDLGDILWIGVNEDASVRRLKGESRPINSCEDRMFVLAGLLSVDFVSSFAEDTPLEILKKVKPSVHSKGGDYQVETLPEYQILKEMGADIQILPFVSGKSTTKILEKAKSPS, encoded by the coding sequence ATGAGTTATTACGATCAAGTCCAATCCAAAATTGTTCCCTTCGATCAAATTGAATCCAAAAGAAAGTCACTCGAAGGCAAACGAATTGTTTTTACCAATGGCTGTTTTGATATTTTACATCCTGGCCATGTGAGTTACTTAGCCCAAGCAAGAGACTTAGGGGATATATTGTGGATTGGCGTGAATGAAGATGCCAGTGTTAGGCGACTGAAAGGCGAATCTCGTCCCATCAATTCTTGTGAAGACCGAATGTTCGTTCTTGCTGGACTCTTATCTGTGGATTTTGTATCTTCCTTTGCTGAAGATACCCCGCTCGAAATTTTGAAAAAAGTAAAACCATCTGTCCATTCCAAAGGGGGAGACTACCAAGTGGAAACCCTGCCGGAATACCAAATTTTAAAAGAGATGGGTGCGGATATTCAAATTTTGCCTTTTGTGAGTGGAAAATCCACTACCAAGATTTTAGAAAAAGCTAAATCTCCTTCCTAA
- a CDS encoding CTP synthase, with product MSKTRYIFITGGVSSSLGKGVTVAALGCLLEARGYTVSLQKMDPYINIDPGTMSPYQHGEVYVTEDGAETDLDLGYYERFTKSKFSRKNSVSTGQIYHAVIERERKGDYLGRTVQVVPHITNEIRNRIYNLTRDQETDFVIVEIGGTVGDIESVPFLEAIRQMRYEHGANQVLFLHLTLVPTITAAGEAKTKPTQHSVKELLALGIQPDILICRINKPMSKEMKNKISLFCNVKEQNVISAVDIDTSIYEIPLMYREDKLDEVVLNALGMDLRKLNFSQWENMVKKIRNTKKTVKVALIGKYISLQDAYRSVYESLAHGGIANDVEVNVVKINPEDIDSKNIKELLKGVHGVLVPGGFGERGIEGKIAAIHYARTKQIPFFGICLGMQCAVIEFARNVLGYKDANSTEFKPNVEYPVISMIEEQKEIERMGGTMRLGAYPCVVKKGSLAYSEYKSERISERHRHRFEFTLRFKDDFEKKGMNLTGFSPDGSLAEIVEVPNHPWFVGVQFHPEFQSKPTDPHPLFAGFIRAASKLAKKTED from the coding sequence TTGTCCAAGACCAGATATATTTTTATTACCGGTGGCGTTTCCTCTTCTTTGGGAAAAGGGGTTACCGTGGCAGCTCTCGGTTGTTTGTTAGAAGCCAGAGGTTATACCGTCTCTTTACAAAAAATGGATCCTTATATCAACATTGACCCAGGTACGATGAGTCCGTACCAACATGGGGAAGTGTATGTGACGGAAGACGGAGCAGAAACCGATTTAGATTTAGGATATTACGAAAGATTTACCAAATCCAAATTTTCTAGAAAAAATTCTGTATCCACAGGCCAAATTTATCATGCGGTGATTGAAAGAGAAAGAAAAGGTGATTATTTAGGAAGAACCGTACAGGTTGTACCACATATCACAAATGAAATTCGAAATCGAATTTATAACCTAACACGCGACCAAGAAACAGACTTTGTGATTGTGGAAATCGGGGGAACGGTTGGAGACATTGAGTCGGTTCCATTTCTTGAAGCCATCAGGCAAATGCGTTATGAACATGGTGCAAACCAGGTTTTATTTTTACATTTAACTCTTGTTCCGACGATTACGGCTGCTGGGGAAGCAAAAACAAAACCAACCCAACACTCGGTAAAAGAACTCCTTGCTCTTGGAATCCAACCAGACATTTTAATTTGCCGAATCAATAAACCAATGTCCAAAGAGATGAAAAATAAAATTTCTCTCTTTTGTAACGTAAAAGAACAAAATGTAATCTCTGCCGTAGATATTGATACTTCGATTTATGAAATTCCTCTCATGTATAGAGAAGACAAATTAGATGAAGTGGTTTTAAACGCACTTGGTATGGATCTTCGTAAACTAAATTTTTCCCAGTGGGAAAATATGGTCAAAAAGATTCGAAATACAAAAAAGACCGTAAAAGTAGCGTTAATTGGAAAATACATTTCCTTACAAGATGCCTATCGTTCTGTTTATGAATCTCTTGCTCATGGTGGGATTGCCAATGACGTAGAAGTAAACGTTGTTAAAATCAATCCAGAAGATATTGATTCTAAAAATATCAAAGAACTTCTCAAAGGTGTTCATGGAGTTTTGGTTCCTGGAGGATTTGGGGAACGTGGGATTGAAGGAAAAATTGCTGCGATTCATTATGCCAGAACCAAACAGATTCCTTTTTTTGGAATTTGTCTTGGGATGCAGTGTGCTGTGATTGAATTTGCAAGAAATGTTCTTGGATATAAAGATGCTAACTCAACCGAGTTTAAACCCAATGTAGAATATCCTGTAATTTCTATGATTGAAGAACAAAAAGAAATCGAACGTATGGGTGGAACAATGAGGCTAGGTGCTTATCCTTGTGTAGTTAAAAAAGGAAGCCTTGCTTATTCCGAATATAAGTCTGAAAGAATTTCTGAAAGACATAGACATAGATTTGAATTCACTTTGCGTTTCAAAGATGATTTTGAGAAAAAAGGAATGAATCTTACTGGATTTTCGCCTGATGGAAGTTTGGCGGAGATAGTAGAGGTTCCCAACCACCCTTGGTTTGTTGGTGTGCAGTTCCATCCTGAATTTCAATCCAAACCGACGGACCCACATCCACTTTTTGCCGGATTTATACGTGCGGCATCCAAACTAGCTAAAAAAACGGAGGATTAA
- the kdsA gene encoding 3-deoxy-8-phosphooctulonate synthase: MYDLIEEREFFGKKIGGRNPFFLISGPCVMENKDLLDRVCGEMKAICDDLGIVYIFKSSFDKANRSSINSYRGPGLEEGRKLLDFIKNKYNVPVLTDIHETIQVDPLKETVDIFQIPAFLSRQTDLIAKAAETGKWVNVKKGQFMAPDDTRHIKTKIQESGSEKYMVTERGASFGYGNLVFDLRGIPMMHKHGIPIVFDGTHSAQLPGAAGNITGGLREFIPHMMRGAVSVGVEGLFMEVHPDPEKALSDATTQFPLAKAKNLLTQLLELDRLVKTKFLEA, encoded by the coding sequence ATGTACGATTTAATTGAAGAAAGAGAATTTTTCGGTAAAAAAATCGGGGGTCGAAATCCCTTCTTTTTAATTTCCGGACCATGTGTGATGGAAAACAAAGACTTACTCGACAGAGTTTGTGGAGAGATGAAAGCCATTTGTGATGATTTAGGAATTGTTTATATTTTTAAGTCTTCGTTTGATAAAGCTAACAGGTCTTCTATTAATTCTTATAGAGGACCTGGTTTGGAAGAAGGAAGAAAACTCCTAGATTTTATCAAAAACAAATACAATGTACCTGTCCTCACAGACATTCATGAAACCATCCAAGTGGATCCTTTAAAAGAGACTGTTGATATTTTTCAAATTCCAGCTTTCCTTAGCCGCCAAACTGATCTCATTGCAAAAGCAGCAGAAACGGGAAAATGGGTGAATGTCAAAAAAGGCCAGTTTATGGCACCGGATGACACCCGTCATATCAAAACAAAAATTCAAGAGTCTGGATCTGAAAAGTATATGGTGACCGAAAGAGGAGCCAGTTTCGGTTATGGTAACTTGGTGTTTGATTTACGTGGGATTCCCATGATGCACAAACATGGAATTCCGATTGTATTTGATGGAACTCACTCGGCACAACTTCCTGGAGCGGCAGGAAATATCACGGGCGGTTTACGAGAATTTATTCCTCATATGATGAGAGGAGCCGTTTCAGTAGGTGTGGAAGGACTTTTTATGGAAGTACATCCTGACCCAGAAAAGGCACTTTCTGATGCCACCACTCAGTTCCCACTAGCAAAAGCCAAAAACCTTTTAACACAACTACTCGAACTCGATCGTTTAGTTAAAACCAAATTTTTAGAGGCCTGA
- the lptC gene encoding LPS export ABC transporter periplasmic protein LptC, translating to MMRRMMIPIFVLAMVHCKDKEYLRIEVEKESGSMISMRNFSRASYKDSGELEWKLKGAESYIFPKENKTIVYGFEFKQFEKGNVTSAMTGDRGEINHSTKTVVLNGKVKLKTNDGKYIESESLTYNLDEKTLSSEDDVLVYSDGTTIRGKGLRADKSLNKFTIIQPKAVTVGGSNPLKDKP from the coding sequence ATGATGCGAAGGATGATGATTCCTATTTTTGTTTTGGCAATGGTTCATTGCAAAGATAAGGAATACCTTCGCATTGAAGTGGAAAAGGAATCTGGTTCCATGATCTCTATGAGAAATTTTTCTCGTGCTTCTTATAAAGATTCAGGTGAGTTAGAATGGAAATTAAAAGGTGCTGAATCTTATATATTTCCAAAGGAAAATAAAACTATTGTTTATGGTTTTGAGTTTAAACAGTTTGAAAAAGGGAATGTGACTTCTGCGATGACAGGAGATCGCGGAGAAATCAATCATTCTACAAAAACAGTAGTTTTAAACGGAAAAGTTAAATTAAAAACAAACGATGGTAAATACATCGAATCAGAATCTTTGACTTACAATTTAGATGAAAAAACCTTATCTTCGGAAGATGATGTATTAGTATATTCTGATGGAACTACCATTCGTGGAAAAGGATTAAGAGCTGATAAAAGTTTGAATAAGTTTACCATCATCCAACCGAAAGCGGTCACGGTTGGTGGAAGTAATCCTTTAAAGGATAAACCATGA
- a CDS encoding LptA/OstA family protein, translated as MKKLILLFVFSYSFLNANPSPIPLLFGSEDFLKKEDSIFSPEKKKETKDKIPVMWGGSSLTQEERTINGIPMKVFILGGGAYIMHKNIKLSAREIEIIGEDALVGNLKGQVIVEDFQNGVTLTASKGIYNKMAGTVSLENHPVLLQKKDGKVVRIQCESIVRYLEEAKTNLAGKVVVTSDEFQVFGEDAIFSEKDDRMDLSGEPFLFSENRFLIGQTLTYFVKEGSIQLEGDATIYQVSYENKKDKEKDTSSKERVVTLFTGKTLTHQNKGKETVTSMNGDAFMYRKTSEFRANTLESRRNNKDIKATGNVSYLDKENGYRMEGGLLSYDKDKGYSYLTENPRIVFLDKKELNEKGQLTAVFLERFDERFETVARGDVQVETQSATATGEFATYYEKKDELVLEGNPTLVKDSTKVSAGKIILFPKSDRAYLTDGLKVIPNGEKK; from the coding sequence ATGAAAAAACTAATTTTACTTTTTGTTTTTTCATATTCTTTTCTAAACGCCAATCCTTCTCCTATTCCTTTGTTATTTGGATCGGAAGATTTTTTGAAAAAGGAAGATTCTATCTTTTCTCCAGAGAAAAAAAAAGAAACCAAAGATAAAATACCTGTGATGTGGGGAGGAAGTAGCCTTACCCAAGAAGAGAGAACCATCAATGGAATTCCCATGAAAGTTTTTATTCTCGGTGGTGGTGCTTATATCATGCATAAAAACATAAAACTCAGTGCTCGCGAAATTGAAATCATTGGGGAAGACGCTCTTGTTGGAAACTTAAAAGGCCAAGTCATTGTAGAAGACTTTCAAAACGGGGTTACCTTAACTGCATCCAAAGGGATTTATAATAAAATGGCAGGGACGGTGAGCCTTGAGAATCACCCGGTTCTTTTGCAAAAAAAAGATGGGAAGGTTGTTAGAATCCAGTGCGAATCCATCGTTAGGTATTTGGAAGAAGCCAAAACAAATTTAGCCGGGAAGGTCGTGGTAACTTCAGATGAATTTCAAGTATTTGGGGAAGATGCAATCTTTTCAGAAAAAGACGATAGGATGGATCTATCGGGTGAACCATTTCTTTTTTCAGAAAATCGTTTTTTAATTGGTCAAACCTTAACTTACTTTGTAAAAGAAGGAAGCATCCAACTAGAAGGTGATGCCACAATCTACCAAGTATCGTATGAAAACAAAAAAGATAAAGAAAAGGATACAAGCTCTAAAGAACGTGTAGTCACCCTCTTTACTGGGAAAACATTAACCCATCAGAATAAAGGCAAAGAAACAGTCACTTCTATGAACGGGGATGCCTTTATGTATAGAAAAACTTCTGAGTTTCGAGCTAACACTTTAGAAAGCAGACGTAATAATAAAGATATCAAAGCTACAGGGAATGTAAGTTATTTAGATAAAGAAAATGGATATCGTATGGAGGGAGGGCTTTTGTCTTACGATAAAGATAAAGGTTATTCTTATTTAACGGAAAATCCACGTATCGTTTTTTTAGATAAAAAAGAACTGAATGAAAAAGGGCAGCTAACAGCGGTTTTTCTGGAAAGGTTTGATGAACGATTTGAAACTGTGGCTCGGGGTGATGTTCAGGTGGAAACCCAATCAGCAACCGCAACTGGCGAGTTTGCAACTTATTATGAAAAAAAAGATGAATTGGTTTTGGAAGGAAATCCAACTTTGGTTAAGGACAGCACTAAGGTTTCGGCAGGAAAAATCATTCTCTTTCCAAAATCTGATAGAGCCTATCTGACAGATGGACTCAAGGTAATACCGAATGGCGAAAAAAAGTAA
- the lptB gene encoding LPS export ABC transporter ATP-binding protein gives MENLVKIYNKRKVVDGVSFYIRKGEIVGLLGPNGAGKTTSFYMSVGFVTPDEGHVFIDNEDLTKAPMHIRARMGVGYLAQEASIFRKLTVAENLEAILETMNLPGDEIIRRRDELLMELQIMRVANQKGYTLSGGERRRCEIARALVTNPDFILLDEPFAGVDPIAVKDIQNVIQSLKERGLGILITDHNVRETLKITDRAYIMYSGRILISGTADDLINDPETRRIYLGEDFKL, from the coding sequence ATGGAAAATTTAGTAAAAATTTATAACAAACGCAAAGTAGTCGATGGTGTTAGTTTTTATATAAGAAAGGGCGAAATTGTAGGTCTCCTTGGTCCCAATGGAGCCGGAAAAACAACAAGTTTTTATATGAGTGTTGGTTTTGTCACACCAGATGAAGGTCATGTTTTTATCGATAACGAAGATCTGACAAAAGCTCCCATGCATATCCGGGCAAGAATGGGTGTAGGATATTTGGCACAGGAAGCAAGTATCTTTCGTAAACTTACTGTTGCCGAAAATTTAGAGGCCATTCTAGAAACCATGAACCTTCCTGGAGATGAGATCATTCGTCGCAGGGATGAACTTCTTATGGAGTTACAGATCATGCGAGTGGCAAACCAAAAAGGGTACACATTGTCCGGTGGAGAAAGAAGACGTTGTGAAATTGCACGGGCCCTCGTCACCAATCCGGATTTTATTCTTTTGGATGAACCATTTGCGGGTGTAGACCCCATTGCGGTTAAAGACATTCAAAATGTAATCCAATCCTTAAAGGAACGGGGACTGGGAATTTTGATTACTGACCACAACGTAAGAGAAACCTTAAAAATTACTGACAGAGCTTACATCATGTATAGTGGACGGATTTTGATTTCGGGAACTGCTGATGATTTAATCAACGATCCAGAAACAAGACGAATTTATTTGGGTGAGGATTTTAAACTCTAA